TTTGGATCATGTTGTAGTTAGTGTGCACTTTGCTATTCGTTCTTATAAACGTGTTTTTATATTGTCTTCACAATCAAAATAGAAGGTTAATATAGTTCTTATAGTGATACTTTAATGCATAACTTACTTGAACATGATGTACtttgtcattttcatttaaagGATGCAACGAGATACCCAACCAGGATTATTGAGAGTGAAGGATGGATCAAAGAAACTTATGGATTTGGGTATGCAATTCATTCCTATGGAGAAAATTGTAAAGGATGCTGTTGAGGACTTGAAGAGAAAAGGGTTCATTTCATAAGTGCTTTTGCAATGAGTCCTTATGGTCCATGTTTCTGCATAATATGTTACCTCAATGCCTCTGCAAATTGACTGATTCAATATGTGTGGTTAATCTGACTCTTTTCCATTAATAAGAAAAAGGGATTTGCATATCAGTGGCATGACGTGATATAGAAcctgtttgtttcttttttgaaaatgaAGATGGAAATGTGTAAACGTATTGTGCACAAAGAAATGAATAGAAAACatggaaaacaaaaaaacaattacGTTAATTAAACTTTCTGCCGGTAAGAGGATTTAGAAGAAAATTATGTGTTTAAGTATATAGACACACTAGTGGAAACATATCTATTATAATGTGTTCTTTTTATTGtagataattaatttaatttaataaaaatcaattaaatttaaataaatgataattttaaacgattaaaaaagttaaatgtttattttaatttaaggtttaaaccctcccttggtcTTCAATTTTGTATGGAAATCTCAATTCGGTTCTCGTTTTTTCATTTGTCTCAAATgagttatattttttgaaaaaatgaacacattttaccctAATCGTTAAGTGGTATGAGACGGTGTTAAATTAAGACCACGTGGTGCACAAAGAATGTGGTGATGTGTGTTGATGACTTACTATGAGTGTTTTGCTTAAATAAATAGTGCTGATGTGGCATTATTTAGTACCCTTTATTCAATTTAAGGAAATCAAAATTAGGGATTTGAAATTGGAATTGGGGATTTCATTTCCTTGTTGCGAGACGAAGCGGAAGACGATCACCAACTGCAATCTTGGACAAGACGAAGAGAATCCAGTCGATAGTTGACGCGAACTAAGGTAAGGTATTTCGTTTCgtctttggttttctgtttgaaCGCATAAATATCTTTTTGCTTTTACGAACATGTGCGTCTTCGACAATTGGGTTTTTGTTTTGGTctataacaatttttataatgatttgtgGTCCCCATTTTGCATGTTGAATTGTTACATTGTACTTTAGACATTGTGGTCCTGAATTTTGtttgttgaattgtttatcAGCTGTAGTGGTCCCCTGTGTGTGAGTGTTTCGTTAGTGGGGATGTTACTTTGTTCCCTATCCCCTTGTCTGTGTCGGTGTGAGTGTTTAGTTAGTGAGTGAGTGTTCCCGTAGTTAGTGAGTGAGTGTTTAATATTCCAAAGATTTGTTAACCCCCATAATGTACAGGTTATAAAAGCAACTTGTTCATATGGATGAGGAACGTATTAAGGTGGTGGTCCACCATTGTGGAGATTTTGTCAGTGATGATAATGGGCAGTTAAAATTTGAAGGAGAGAGAGCATAATGGTCTTGTGATCCAGACCTGTGGAGCTATTTTGACATAATAGCCTCAGTCAAAGAATTAGGTCATATGGACATCAAAGAATTATGGTACGGTTTAGGAGGTCAGTCTGTGGACCCATATATGTTAGAATTATTAACTGATGATAGGGGTGCCATGCATATGCTGAACATTGCTaggttaaatgatgaagttcatCTGTATGTGGTTCATAATATGATGGAACcgaaaataatagaaatgattGATTGGGTTGGTGATGGACAACTTGGAATAGAAATGGTGGAGGGTGAGGGCGATGCCcatgagggtgatggtgaggtCCATACTGAAGTTGGAACAGAAATGGTGGAGGGTAAGGGGGATGCCcatgagggtgatggtgaggatCATACTGAAGTTGGAACAAAAATGGTTGAGGGTGAGGGTGATGCCCATGAGGGTGAGGGTGATGTCTATGAGGGTAATGGTGAGGATCATACTGATGTTGGAACAAAAATGGTTGAGGGTGAGGGTGGTGCCCATGAGGGTGAGGGTGATGCCtatgagggtgatggtgaggatCCTGATGTTGGAACAAAAATGGTTGAGGGTGAGGGTGATGCTtatgagggtgatggtgaggatCATACTGATGTTGGAACAAAAATGGTTGAGGGTGAGGGTGGTGCCCATGAGGGTGAGGGTGATGCCtatgagggtgatggtgaggatCCTGATGTTGGAACAAAAATGGTTGAGGGTGAGGGTGATGCTtatgagggtgatggtgaggatCATACTGATGTTGGAACAAAAATGGTTGAGGGTGAGGGTGATGCTtatgagggtgatggtgaggatCATACTGATGTTGGAACAAAAATGGTTGAGGGTGAGGGTGATCCTCATGGGGGTGATGGTTAGGATGTTGAGATCCATGAGGTTGAGGATGGTGAGGTCCATCATGTAGAGGAAGCTGAGGTACATGATGTACATGATTTTGAGCTAGAGGATTTAGGAAAGGATGATGATGTAGAGGACAGTGAGGGTGATGATGTACATAAGGCAGAGATTGAGGACGAAGATGTAGATGTGAGTGAAGAAAGTCTAATTGATGTCAGCGTGCATTGTGACATTGGGACTTCTAAAGGAAATGTGAGAGAAGAAGCTTCCAGTGCATTACTTGAGTCTTCACGGTCAACAAATAATGATTGTATTGATGATGTCCGTGGGTTGTCTGACAATGAGTGGCTATTAGAGGAGTTGATTAGTGGATCAGATAGTGAGGACAATGATGGGTCCACTAAGATAAGGTTTCCCACTTTTAGTATGCCTAAAAATTTGGAGGGCTATAAATGGGAAGTAGGAACCTATTTTGctgagaaaaatgaattcacaGATGCCATAAGGACTTATGCACTAAGTAATGGgagaagtttaaaatttattaagaatgacAAGAAAAGGATTTCTGTGAAGTGCTTGGGTGGAAGAGAAAATTGTAAATGATATGCCTATTGTTCCTTTAGGACTGATGTCAATGGATGACAACTAAGAAAAGTGTTTGATGTTCACAGCTGTAGTAGAGATTTCAATGTAAAGTTGATGACTTCAAAGTGGTTGAGTCAAAGGATGGAGAAAATGGTGAGAGAAAACCCTACAATGAAGGTCATGGACATTAGGGACAAAGTCACTAGGAAATGGAATGTAGTAATTTCAAGAAATATGGCTTTTAGGGCAAGAGCCATGACAAAAGATAAGGTTGAAGGATCATTCAAAGATCAATTTAGAAGACTTCATGATTTTGGTCATGAGTTGCTGAAAATAATTCCAGGTACAACAGTACAAATTAAAGTTGATAACAGTAATGGTGAGGTCATATTCCAAAGTTTTATGCATGCTTGAAGGCATGCAAGGATAGCTTCATTTGTTGTAGACCTATTATTGGGTTGGATGGATGCTTTTTGAAAGGCAAGTATGGAGGGGAGTTACTAACAACAGTGGGAAGAGATGGAAACGACCAAATGTTGCCCATAGCATATGCTGTTGTTGAggtagaaaacaaagactccTGGACTTGGTTCTTGGAGCACCTTATTGAGGACCTTGGTGGGGCAGCTGTATGTGCAGGATGCACATTTATTTCAGACCAACAGAAGGTCAGTCAATGTTCAATATCTTGTACATATAACTGAATATCTTCTTTaaacaaatgttaattaaaatatcttgaATATGTTAGGGTCTTTTGCCAGCTATCCAAGATCTTCTGCTTGGTGTAGAACAATGATTTTGTGTTAGgtatttatattcaaacttcaGAAAAAAATTTCCTGAAAAAAACCTTAAACGTCTCATGTGGAGGGCAACAACAGCCACACATCCACAACAATGGGAGGCTGAAATGAGAATATTAAAGACATCAATTTAGACGCATTTAAATATTTGCTTGCCATCCCACCTAGGTATGTGAAGTCTTATAATTATGAAgtcttataattatttaaatatttgcttGCCATCACACATACTTGACTAGTTATATTCACTTATCCCAGGTTTTGGTCAAGATCTAGATTCACCTCTAGATTACAATGTGACACTCTTGTGAAAAACATGTGTGAGGGCTTTAATAGTGTGCTAGTTGATAGTAGGTCTAAGCCTATTATTAGCATGTTAGAAGACATTAGGGTTTACATAATGAAGAGATGGGTTGCCAACAGGACAAAGATGACATCATATCAAGGTTCAATCTACCCCAAGGTTTTTAACAGATTTCAGAAGGAGTCCTGGTTAACTAGATATTGGTTACCAAGGTAACTTTTATGATGTGTGTTTCCATTCATGTTAAGTTTGTTTCCATTTATATTGATCAATCTAATTGTGTTGTGAATTGTGTATTAAATACAGGTGGtcaagagaaaaattatttgaagtgaaACATGTTTCACAATTTGGTCAACAATTTATTGTGAATGTTGACAACATGGACTGCACATGTAGAAAATGGGAAATTAGCGACATTCCTTGTACTGATGCCATCACTgcaatgaaatttttgaatataaatgcagAAGAATACATTGGGCACTGGTTTAGGAAGTCTACCTATGAAGAGACTTACAACACAATAATTAACCCTATCAATGGTCAACATGTCTGGGATGTTACACCCTATTCAGATATATTACCACCAAAGAAGAGGACAATGCTAGGAAGGCCCAAGAAGAAACGAAGACTAGAGGATTGAGAGTTGAAGAAGAATAACAGTGAATTAAGAAAGGGTGGGCAGAGGAAAAAATGTGCCATCTGCAAAGAACTTGGACACAATAGAAAAGGTTGTCCACAAAGACTTTCAACAGTAGAGGTTCCTACTGCCCAATCTGTAGAAGTCACCCAACCTCCACCAACAGATGTTCCAATAACTCAAGAGTCTACTATGCTTGGTACTGACCAATGTCCTTGATGAaccaatattttcttcacttcacttagtttattgtactaaaattaatcggggaattgtgcttaattgttcagtattttcccatttttcttgattgtgcttaattcgatcagaaattcgtattttaattaatttgaattatctgagttaattatttgcattagtaattgcaaggaaaattttggaaatacaatttggaaCATTTGTAGGTTAAATGAGAAATGGCAATTGAGCCCAATGCATCTCAACCATTTTAATTTTCGCacagtgctgcgtgaatgttgtgtcaacttgtgtgtcttcgttcgagtgcaattcttatccgttttcaatgcaattttttttcatagtttcgtttgaatgtctattttcacgtatagtttttgttttgttcaaaTTCGTTCTGTGCTGTtcctagtatttttttttactcccCTATGTCAGTCCAGTACTTACTGTTTGAGTGACTTCTAATatgtttgcattgtttgcttgttgtttggtacttgtggtggctggaattgatcattGGACAGTGCTAAGACTCTCACAGAGTGTGCACAAGAAGGAGAGCTCAATGGATTTTGCATTGATTTATTCTGTGAGTTGATCTGAGagatatatttcttaaaattttagaagCAAAATTAGCTTGGAACAACATACATATCACACGGCCAAATGATGCTAAAACTCACGGCCACATGGGAGGAGAAATGCACCGTGCATTGGTTtggttcttttcttttaattgtattAAACATGGCCCATGGACAATTCACATTAGAAATCACTAAAGAATTGAAGTAACAATGAGATGGAGGGGACCACCTTGCAAGTAAGTTCACGGTTTTGGCTTGCaacaaaagagaagagaatatTGTCATCACTTCCTAGATACAAGAGAAGGGAGCTACGGCCcacataaaaaatgaaatgcTGAACGGTTTGGCTAGACAACACATGGGAGCCGCCACCTAGGATTGAAGAATTCTTCTTTGAGAATTGAAAAGCATGAGCACGTTACTGATCAGCAAATtgcttgagaatgagtaatgtTCATTAATTAAAAGATTGTACATATATGGGGAACACTATGTCCCACACGTAAATGAAGAAATGCTTTCCAATTTGGAGTATTCAAAGAGCAAGGAAATGCTACACCAACTCACGGCCCACATGGTCATTTTGCACTAGAAGAAAGTGGAAAGAACTTGTTACAATACACATGGGGTCCGCGGCTTGGAATATGATTTTCATCTGGTTTTGGAGAAGCATCCAGCAGCACCACGTTGAAGGGAGAAGTTCACGGCTTGCTTGAAGAGAAGAGAGATGGGGACGTGTTGGAGCAGCTGGTCCAAGTGAAGAATGGAGGTGCAGCGTCCAGCTTCAACCACACAAAGAGGAGGAGGCCGTGAGAGTCCAGCAGCTTCATGGTATTCCAGCAGCCACCCAGACCAAGGAAATTGAAGGAGAGCTTAGCAGTCCAGCAAGAAGATCTCTCTTGGTTTGCAATCCAGCACCATGGGGAAGACCTTCACGGTCCTGGTCTGGCATTAAAAGCACCATCCAGCCACCACTTGCATGCTATTTTGGATGTTTTCTTGAAGATTGTTTTGGAGAACCAAAGGGAGAAGAGTTGATTCATTGTCATGGAATGGTGAAGGGAGCCTACTGGAAGAAGATTCACGTGAATCTTGGCTGGACTACAGCAGCTGCCACGTTCAAAGCACACAACATTTTGATGATGGAAGCATGAGAGGATGCAGCACCTATCCAACATTGAAGAGAAGAGAAGCCGTATGGAAGTAAAGAAGGAGGATGTTGTCACGGCTGCAAGGGAATTTACGTGATTCATTGGCTGGAAAGAAGAGTAAGCTCACGGTTTTCTTGAGAAGATGTCCAAGGGCAGCATGATATCCAGTAGGTTGAGAGGAAGAAACACACACGGAGAAGCCTAAGCAACGGACACAAGAATAGAGGGCCCACCCTATTTCTTTGGCATGGCTAGGAGGGGAAGGAAGTCAGCAAGCTAGgggaacaaaaacaaaaggtgAAGGAATTTAGGCTGCCAGACAAGAAACTGGAATACGGCTGAAAGCAGGAGTGGCCACAGGAGAAGACAAAATCTTTGGCAGACTACGTTCAGaattttaactataaaatgGCAGGCAGCATTCAGAGAAAAATTCAgtagattttaggagtaggaTTTAGGATAGTTAGGAAGCAAGTCTCGGTTCCTCTCTTCCAGGGGCTCTGAGTTTCCATttcaaatagtaaaataatGTAGAATTTAATTTCTGAAAGCATGTAATCTCTTACAGTATTTGGAGCAGTTTGATCGGTTTGGTTTTTATCTTCACTGTccagtaattttattttaatgtttaatcttTGATGAATTTCGTTTTCAtgttaagtgtttttattttatctgttaaattttACCAGTAATAATTTTCCGCACCGTTAAATTCTATCAATGTATTTTtctgttcattttattttcaaacaaccGTTTATTTTCActgatgattttggtaaattttaattacaatatttttacgTTTTTCTGCATGTTACTGTTCAcgcattttaattttaaacactgtgtaattttcctttttctatttttaccgtTTGTTTTTACAGTccttaaaaatttatatcagtgttttaaattcagttgtcttatttaaattccaatcagttttaattttattttccgcACAATACCAAAAGATCACAAACCCCCCCTTTTGTgttaaatctgagactgaacccacaAATTGGTCCTTATTTTTGAGTCACTTCCTAAAAAAATGCAGTATatttactaggaagtgactcctaggttcttgagagacgacctaatTGTTATTCCCCAAGGTATTCTTTGTTCCCCAAGGTATTCTTTGTTCCTTAACAGGACATTGATGACATGTATAGTggatataaacatatttttttattccttgTAACAAGTATTGGTCTAGATCTAGATTTCCAGGTTGAGTAGTATGTGATACACTTAACAATAACATGAGTGAAGCTTTTAATAGTATTATTGTTGATGCTAGATAAAAGCCCATTATAACCATGCTCGAAGAAATTAGACTTTACCTCATGAAAAGATGGACAACCAACATAATTAAGATGTGTAATATGGACTTTGATATCTGCCCCAAGATTAGAAAGAGATTTACAAAAGAatcaaatttatccaaaaattGAATCCCTTAAGTAAGCATTTCATTTCACAATATTACTTGATGCTAGTTGAGTTGTGATAAAAATGTTGTTATTCATCacttcatttttaacttttattcatCTATTACTTCAAACACAATGTTAATTATCAACACATAAAGAAAATAgggtttaattaaaaatgtttttattcaaataacCTTGTAGTTACTACAACcccaaaaatatcttttaacatTCTTTGAAGTTCTAGTCATTTTTACTACTGCCACCACAATTGCAAATGGGGATTATCCCTACCCTCATTGAACCACCACCATGTGAGGAATGACAACTTCGATGCCCCAAGCTTGGGCAGCAGACATGGCTCATCAACCACGAAGATATCAACCACCAAGATTGGGAAGAAGATTGCTTAACCTCCAACGTCACTATGACTTTCACCGAAGAAAAGTAAAAACCCTAATTTGAGAATCCACCCTCATAAAAGTATGAGTTTCATTAAATAATGGCATGTCATTGAGAATCCACCTCGCTACTGCTTTAAAGTGTCTACGTCAGCCAATAAATGGCATGTCATTGATTGATTGTTCAGTTGGACATTtggtcgttaacgatttaaacgtcgtttacaaaaaagaataaattgaaCATAAAGTACAATATAAAGGATTTCATTGAACATTCTAAAGAAATGAGTATCATTTCGAACAAAGTTGACAAAAATTGAAACTATATCAAGCCTACTTTTTAAATGGATTTCTAAAAATCAACCCTTGTTTTAGTTGAAGTATCATTTAGGAGagaaacttcatttttttttgaaaaaaaaaacgtacttTAAGAcataatttctattattatttttcaatacaaaataaattgttgttttaaaaCGTTGACTTTTGCTATTAGAAATCGAGtttttaaaacacaatttatatttttaaatacttcATATTTTAggttatttattaaatttatcaatatttataaaaaaagttctcTTTATACAAacaattttggtggttttatttttgtatcatttaatttatatgttataaCAGTGTTAGTTAAGATATTttttactcaaataaaaaaaaaagcgaaaacatatgaaataaaatatgtagAAAAGTTCATGTTTAGTTTCTATAAATCAAACTTACCTAAAAGATATATTTCACTtgtaaaaaatcaattattatattcaattatatCTCTGATGTGTCTTTTGATCAGATGAATATTGTTTTCACTCATTTCTTCTGTCCTTTTGTTACATTAATGTCATAAATATCAATGTTTAATTTGAGTTATCAAAAATCTTGAGCTGCAGTTCACTATAAGCTGAAAGAAAATTTTTcaagtatttttatttcatatatatgttaaaaaggTTGAGCTGCATTTCACTGAAAGCTTTGGCAAAAATGTATGTTATTACAAGTTGTGAAAATGGGTCACAATCCGCGAGCCAATCCGGTATATCACAGGTTTGAGTcgagttgggtttgaaaaaattatatttttttatgcggatcagatttcaacccgactCATACGGGTTGAATCCATGGTGGACCGgattggcccaccaacccacctacctaattttattttattaaaatttaattttaattttataaaaaaatatttattatttgtttttttgcttgaaaaaatgatttaaattccttattttcataattaattaaacacccattttgggagtgaaatttgggagtgaaattta
This window of the Vigna angularis cultivar LongXiaoDou No.4 chromosome 7, ASM1680809v1, whole genome shotgun sequence genome carries:
- the LOC108337921 gene encoding uncharacterized protein LOC108337921, whose protein sequence is MCEGFNSVLVDSRSKPIISMLEDIRVYIMKRWVANRTKMTSYQGSIYPKVFNRFQKESWLTRYWLPRWSREKLFEVKHVSQFGQQFIVNVDNMDCTCRKWEISDIPCTDAITAMKFLNINAEEYIGHWFRKSTYEETYNTIINPINGQHVWDVTPYSDILPPKKRTMLGRPKKKRRLED